A genomic segment from Glycine max cultivar Williams 82 chromosome 1, Glycine_max_v4.0, whole genome shotgun sequence encodes:
- the LOC121172611 gene encoding terminal nucleotidyltransferase 4B, whose protein sequence is MKSHIVLLSPGEHGNDNQSDTFQLEDLALSKRSQMKFDALKSKSVRLDINFKSPSHTGLQTTEMVKGLTEQFPAATPLALVLKQFLADRSLDQSDSGGLSSYCLVLLIIRFLQHEHHLGWPINQNYGSLLMDFLYFFGNVFDPRQMRISVQGSGLYIKRERGCSIDPIHIDDPLFPTNNLGRNCF, encoded by the exons ATGAAGAGCCACATTGTACTCCTGTCTCCTGGAGAACATGGTAATGACAATCAATCCGATACCTTCCAGTTAGAAGATTTGGCTTTGTCAAAAAGATCCCAAATGAAATTCGATGCCTTGAAATCGAAATCAGTTAGACTGGACATCAACTTTAAGTCCCCATCACATACTGGACTCCAGACTACAGAAATG GTTAAGGGGTTGACAGAGCAATTTCCAGCTGCTACACCTCTTGCTTTGGTACTAAAACAGTTTTTGGCTGATCGAAGCCTTGATCAGTCCGACTCTGGTGGCTTAAGTTCCTACTGTTTG GTCTTACTAATTATACGATTTCTTCAGCATGAACACCATCTTGGCTGGCCAATCAACCAA AATTATGGAAGTCTTCTAATggattttctttacttttttgg GAATGTGTTTGATCCTCGCCAAATGAGAATATCAGTTCAGGGAAGTGGACtttatataaaaagagaaagaggttGTAG CATCGATCCAATTCACATAGATGATCCTCTTTTTCCAACTAATAATTTGGGAAGGAATTGCTTCTGA